In Cryptomeria japonica chromosome 10, Sugi_1.0, whole genome shotgun sequence, a genomic segment contains:
- the LOC131078963 gene encoding aldehyde dehydrogenase family 2 member B4, mitochondrial-like, translating to MAKMPSPSVTVKYTKLFINGEFVDSVSGRTFETFDPRTGDSITSVAEASKEDVDVAVKAARNAFDHGPWPRMSGYDRGRIMNKYADLVEQHLEELAVLETLESGKPLGCQYYEIPEGIKGLCYYAGWADKIHGLTLKMSGPYQGYTLQEPIGVVGQIIPWNAPLLMIFNKISPALACGSTIVIKYVEQTPLTVFYAAQLGKEAGIPPGVLNVLSGFGEIAGAAMSKHMDIDKISFTGSTEVGRLIMEAFAKSNLKPVTLELGGKSPLVIMDDADVEEAIKIAHMAVYANMGQVCCAGSRVFVQEGIYDEFVKKAVERAKKQMIGDPFLPGV from the exons ATGGCTAAAATGCCTTCTCCCTCTGTCACAGTGAAATACACAAAGCTCTTCATCAATGGAGAGTTTGTGGATTCAGTTTCAG GGAGAACTTTTGAAACATTTGATCCTCGAACAGGGGATTCCATAACCAGTGTAGCAGAGGCCAGTAAGGAAGATGTTGATGTGGCTGTGAAAGCTGCTAGGAATGCCTTTGATCATGGCCCCTGGCCTCGCATGTCTGGCTAT GATAGAGGTCGAATTATGAACAAGTATGCAGATCTGGTCGAGCAACACTTGGAGGAGCTGGCTGTGCTTGAAACCTTGGAATCTGGGAAGCCATTAGGTTGTCAATACTATGAGATTCCCGAAGGGATAAAGGGCTTATGCTACTATGCTG GATGGGCAGATAAGATTCATGGATTAACTCTGAAGATGAGTGGACCATATCAGGGTTACACCTTGCAGGAGCCCATTGGAGTTGTGGGTCAAATAATACCATGGAATGCTCCACTGCTGATGATTTTCAATAAAATAAGCCCTGCATTAGCATGTGGAAGCACCATTGTCATAAAATATGTAGAACAAACTCCTTTAACTGTGTTCTATGCTGCTCAATTGGGCAAGGAG GCAGGAATACCACCAGGTGTTCTTAATGTGTTGTCTGGTTTTGGAGAAATAGCTGGTGCAGCCATGAGCAAACATATGGATATTGATAAG ATCTCATTCACTGGATCAACTGAGGTAGGGAGACTAATAATGGAGGCATTTGCAAAGAGTAACTTGAAGCCTGTGACATTGGAACTTGGTGGGAAATCACCTCTGGTTATTATGGATGATGCTGATGTTGAAGAGGCCATAAAAATTGCTCATATGGCTGTCTATGCTAACATG GGGCAAGTATGTTGTGCTGGATCCAGGGTATTTGTTCAAGAGGGCATCTATGATGAATTTGTGAAAAAGGCAGTGGAAAGAGCAAAGAAGCAAATGATAGGGGACCCTTTTCTGCCAGGAGTTTGA